The stretch of DNA ATCCACTGAGCATCTACAACCCCGATTTTCTCGTGAGGAGGCTGCTCAAGGACAAAATTGCCAAATCAACATAGGATTGTAAGAATGGAGAAAGCTAACTAATGTAGGAGGAATAAATACGGTCTTTGAGAATCTGACCTCGACACATTTCCTAAGAGAGAAATCTAGACCCCATCCGTGAACCAAGTCGTTCTGCGTTTCAAAGGAGAAACTATATTATAAAAAGGTAATGACAGCAAATTGGCAACATCCAAAACCATAAGCTCATTGCTTACTTGAATCATATGCCAAACACATCGCCATGCATCCCGAGAAAACACTGTAGCCATGATCTCCACAAACCTAAGCATCCAGTATGCAAGAATGATTAGCTACGATTCAAGAAATAAGCAACAATATGTTTAATCATTTTAACAAAGGGGGTTCATTATGTTTCATACGCTGCACATGGAGGCAAATGCGGATCGTTACACCAGCCAGGTCTCTCCTCAGTATCCCTATAGGAGCAAAAGCAAATGCCAAAGATGAAACTACCTTTCTAACAAAGAACGCATTCCAACCTACGTAGAATTACCAATTAGGAATATGTAAACTGCAATCAAGCTGTTAATGTAAAATGCTCTTACTTGTGAACTTCGGTGTCATTTCTCTTCCTTGTCATTGCCCATGTCAGCCCAGCACTATTTGCATCTAAACCTGGCTGGGATATTTCTAAACCATGTTTTTTGACAAGTTTTATGTATCTGAGAATGGAAGGGGTTCAATTTTAGCTTTATGCAAACGGACTTTCACTTGAAGCAATATAGTCAGCTTATGGACTTACTCCTCCGCATTGAAGTTCTCCACTCCAAGATCCTCGTCCCACATGAAGATGTACTCATAGGGTGCAACAATATCAGGGTGCAAAAAGCGCTTCGCATACCACCTATACGAAAACTTAAGGAGTTCATATACAAACACAACTGGAGCTTGGGAAAATCCCATACAACCAACTACACTAACATCAGATTTATAAAGATAAAGGAGTCGGTTGCTAACCATTTAGCCTGCTTTTGAACACTCACGTGAATTGCTCGCTTTGACCACTCAAACTCATCCCATTCACTGGTTAGGCCATCGTAATGAAACAACAAAATAGTGAAGTTCTCCGAGAACTGTAAAATATTGGTTTTAGATAAGAGAGTATAAACATGCCAgagaatatatatgtgtatgtgtgcaTGCAGTGAGAGAGGACAGACCTTTTTCACAGCTGCATCAATGTTGTTTTTCTGATTATAACCAACGGTAAAAGTTACAAGGTACTTTGGCTTGATGGTTAAGTCCTGCAAATGTGACCCATCAACCCGGATTAAATCAGAGAAAAATGATCATTGCCTTATTCAACTTCATCAGGTTACAAGAGTTGAGAATGCGGTAACACAAATTTAGCTTTAATAAAATTCTTCCATATGTTAGACGGCAACCAGTTTGAGCTCTTTGACATGTACCAAACTAGGatgataaaacataaaaaaaggagTCAATGTAAAGCAGATGATGCATACCTCACTTGGCAGACCCCATAATCGACGAAGGAATAAATCGGACTCAGGTGCAACTATACCGGGGGGAAGTCTTTCAGCACCCCGTGGATTTGTCGGAATCCAGATCTGCCGTAATTAAGGATTAAGAGTTAGTGCTCATGCTAAAACCTGAAAGTGTTAATGTTTATTGATTTTCCTTGAAAATTGTTACACCAACCACAGAAAACAGGCACATATTAACCTGAAAAGGAGAGTCTAATCCAAGTGGATTTTCAGCTCTATCGCCAATCACATAAGGTATGAATAACAGTGAGACACCATCAGAGGTTGATGCAAACAAAGTACTATACAAGGCAAGGAGTAAAGGAGATTCACAATGTTTGTCCAGCCTAAATTAACAACAGTTAAAAAGCGTGTGCATCCATACCCGGGCAAAATCTTATAAAACGATTAACTTTTGTTTCTTTAGTTCATAAAACGATTCTAACCAACACATGAAATTTCCTTGATATGACAAAATCATCAAACCAGAACCAAGAAGTTGTACATGCAATTCATTAGAAACGTTCTAAGCTTCCAAGCTGATATTAGCAAACATCATAGCAGATTAGGCCATAAAATACCTCCGACTTGAGGAGCTCAATCCTAAAGAAAAGATGGTTTCATGATAGAACTGACGTCCAGATATTCAATTCCCCATTATCAAATATGCATTTGACAGCTTGGTTATGAAGAGATTTTTTTGTGTGTGCAAAATTCTTCAACCACTTCTATTAGATTTcatggttaaaatttttataatttcaagaCAAGAAGCAGCCTACAGTCTAAGTTCCTGAATTGCAATGCTGCATATATAACCAAAATAAATGGGATTTACCTTGGTCTCGGTGTAGCCAGAAGATGACATTGAGTCGATCTTATTATCTTTGATAGTGTTCAAAGCATTAAATAGTGCTTGGGTTGAAAGGCCGGAATATTTGTCCTCAATATATGTAAGATCAATGGAGGGGAATAGGCTCGATGggagatgcatctaccaaaatttaaacataccGAAATGAACTCATTATTCCATGTTAAAGAATATGGGAAAGGgggaaaaatagaaacaaaacaaaacatataacAGCTGCATATGTATGAGATAGTGCGAGTGGCAGTAGTACCTTAGTCAATGAAACAGTTGGAAAAGATACTCCTAAAAAAAAGCCAAATATAACTCCAGCAAAAGCCATTATAATAAGCCTCATTGTCTCATTTGGTATCCTTAAATTGCTGCTGCAGCCCAACAGAGGTGAATGTAACTCATATTAATACCACTTCTGGTGTTACCGAAACCTTGTAAACCAGTAAAAATGTCAATGAACAGTTTCCCGTAAAAGTATAGTATGAAAGGTGATACCTCCGTAGGGGAACTCCCATTATGCTCAAGATCTTATTCTAGTTTTACAAAGATAACTGCACCAGATGCTGTCATCAAGTTTGAAGTTCAAATGATAATCTGCAGGACATGATAAACCAATGCAGAATAAAGTTTACTAAAAATTACTGTTAACTACATAGCACAAAAACAGAACATTAGTTTGAATCAATTCCTGTCGGAGATAGATTCATCTCAGCTAATCACACTTTACCTATCGAAATTGTTTATTCTTCATTCATTAATTTCACCTATTTACTTGAATTTAGCAGTAAGAGTTTGGCTGTTAAATCCTAAGCTCTGTTTTACCATTTGAAATACAGATCAACAGAAAAAGAACTGTCTTTCTAGTACATACACACAGATATATAAAATACAAAGTTGGCTGAGAAAAAAAGATTTCAACTCTAGATTTCCTTTGAAGGAAAGGTGTTTCTGCCAATTAAGTTATGATTCAGCCACAGCATACAAACATGAGATCTGAGGATATGCTAATTAAGTTGAAAaaagaacaaatttttttttatgaaccaGTGCGAAGCTTTCAAGACTGATCTTCCAAGTTCCAGCATCTAAATTCAGCTAAAACaagcttgaaaattttctttGTAAACGTACCCACAAATTAGAACAgcaggaaaagaaaagaaaataaaaggcaGCTGAAATCAAATGAACCAAGTAAAATCAGATATTCTTCCTAACCAAATACACCTGAAAATATATCAAGATTTCCATTAGCATGAAATCCCAAGCtaaaaatatttcccaacatTCCCTTATAccatgaaaaaaaagagaaaaagttccTGTCTTGGAATAGCTTAGCGCCATTTCAAGCCAACAACCTTAATCGAGCTTTAATCACAGCTATTAATgaaacaaaaaagagaaaaaaccaAAAAGACAACCATGGAATTGAACATCCAAAGAACACAAAGAAAAGCTCATTCCTTTccaagaggaaaaaaaaagaaaaaaaaaggggacgTACTTGGAACCAAAACGGGGATTTTCAATCTGGATTTTCCTTGAAAGAGAGAGATCGTGAAAGTTTTTGAACCTTGAAGCCAAACAAATTTGGCAGCCAAAACCCAATCAGCAGCAAGAAAAGAACTGGTCCCAAGGATAGCAgctacccttttttttttttctttttcagtctTTAAAAACGTAGTATCGTTGTTAAAAACCCTGTCAAGTTCTGTTATCTTTCTTTCTGCTCACATAATTGATGGTGTAAAAGGGAATTCCCATTTTTCACCGTTTCTCTTTGATTAGGGGTTAATGCTTGTGTGTGTTTGCCATCATTAGGACTCCTTTAATAGCTTCAATATAAGTCCCAGTCAAGGTTTTCTGGCAAGTCATTTAAGTTCCCAAAAAAGTGGGACCCTTTCACTGATATCCTCAAAAGCATTTTTTGCCATATGGAACCCAATATTAAACTGTGTTTTGTCTCTTAGGCAGTTCACTATTGAAATCTTTTCAGAATTTtaatcatttctttttcttccatGTTAACAACATTGAAGCAGAAGAGGCTGTTCCATTGACTTCTTATTAAAACATTCCCTAAAATTGACGCTTTCTTCgagtttaggttttttttagggGAATTCATGTGACAATGAAGAATTTAAGGTTGTTTTTTATAATTTGCATcaagaaataaaaggaattaaGATGAGATTTCTTTAATAAAAAGAGGGCAGTGtcaaatttgatgttattttaatATCTTTCGTTACATCACaggctaaattaataattaagatgACGAAAGTTTTAGATCTTGAATATCCAGATTTGAGATTCATTATgtacaattatatatatgtgGGTCTCTGTaatgttttatgattatttaattctTACTTTGTGATTACTTAGGCAGTTTATACAAATAGTAACCCAATTATGCCCGTGTTTCTATTTTGATcactaaactttaaaaattttcaatttaagcatTAATGTTTGAATTCGTTCTTGTTTTGGTCACCCACGATTAAATTGATAACGAAAAGCCttattttaattagtataataacGCATTTAGTCCTCATATTTATATATCCTATCAATTCGATCATATTtctaaacaattaaataaatttaacccttcatatttacaaattttatcaattttatcttcAAACTTCTTAACCAAGCTTTCAATTTTTAAAACAGAGCATTCCACCTTTATAAAATTGTAAAACCCAAAGAAAAAAGATGCTCCAATAAATTTACAATTAGTACAACCGAACCCAAGCCAATATTATTCAATGTAATTTAcaatattattaagaattttgAATGTTTCAGGCTGTTATTCTCTtaataatttattctatttttaatgcattaaataaaaaagttgtttatataaattcctaaaagataatATTAAAATGGTTGCCGGAAAtcgtaaaataaaagaaaaaaaatattatttttccttttttttatcaataatacAGATCGTATTTGGGCctacaataatttttatttttgcaatttgggccataaaatttttgttttccaaTATTAAGTCCAAACTTATTAATCTCAAAGGGAGCCCACAGAAAAACAAGGGAGTTGTGGCATTTGAGTCTCGCACGTGGCAaagtttgaatttcattttttgatacACGTGTGCAAGCAAAACAAAAATTATTCCCCGAGGTAAAAGAATTTAAGAAAAGATTTACTAAATATaattacttttataatttataattgtaatcatgaaaagtattaatttttaattcaacaaAAATTGAACTTTGGATCTAAGTTAGGATTAATTGGAGCGAAAAATTATAGCTTGAAGTTATCCTGTAAAACGGACAACATTGTATTTCCGACCAAGGCAGGGAACAGGATACGATGTCGTCGCCGGACATTGCTTCAATCTTGGAAAACTCAAGGGAACTCGATCGGTTAAGGAAAGAGCAAGAAGATGTGCTTGTCGAAATCAACAAGCTTCACAAGAAGCTTCAAGCTAGTAAATTTTCTTAACCTTTTTTTCGTTTTAGCTTCAATTTTATGATGTGGGTTTgttttagattattaaaatatgGTGATTTTTTTGTGGGTGtctctgttttatttttcttgtaattaaGAAGAGTTCTTTTTTGAGGTGGGTTTGATTTAAAAGAGCTCAAGTTTTGTTGATGATGGATTTGTATTTGATaagaaatttatatttgttatgcATTATTGGTGATTGTTTTGAGTTGTGATTCCTTTAGGAGAAAAGTAAGTTCAAAGAGTAATTTGCTAAAACTTAGCTACATTGTTTCCAAAAATAATACTTAGCTACATTTGTTTTTGAGAAAGAATTTAAGTTCTGCTAAGTGCATATGATCTGAATTGAGGTTTAGAGCTAAGTGGAGTATCTGTTTCATGTAATTTGTGTAAAGGTTTTGCCTTTAGGATACAAAATTATGCTGTTTAGCTGAAATGGCTGCTCATGGCATGCTGACATCTGTTTTCCGAAATGTTTCGAACGTTTGCATGAAAGAtgaacatttttacaaattaagaaCTGATTGCACGAAATAGAAACAAGAGGGAAAACGAAAATTTTTGTTGTTAATTCAATAGCATTTAAGTTTGCTTAGCAGCTTCTTGGATGTGCATACCGGGAATCTTGTAGAAGTATCAGAGAAGGAACTTTGAAATCTATATACTCATTATCTAATCAATGTCTGGAGTGTCATCTTGCATCAAATTGATTTACTGCATATTTAATGGGTAAAAAACTTGGCGAAAATTTgagaatatgtacatatatattgttTTTCTGTTACTTTACTTGGCCTTGTTCTTTCTAAACTTGTGTATATTGATGCAGCTCCTGAGGTAGTTGAGAAACCTGGTGATTCTTCGTTGGCAAGGCTAAAAGCTATGTATATTCAAGCTAAAGATCTTTCAGAGAGAGAAGTAACGTATGTTCGTTATCTCTGATATAACCTTTTACCATTTTGTTTGCCCTTTTTCCTCCCCCATTTTATGGTGAATCTGGGTACAAATGTCGAAACCTTTTCTATATAGAAGTTCGGGGCTAGTGTAGCAATGAACTTTCTGGTTTCAGTTGTAGACCTTTTATGATTTTCAGTGTTTTATTCCATTGTTTTGACCAATCCTATTTTTTGGCATGATACAGTATTTCCAACTTGTTACTAAGTCAACTTGACACTTCCCTGCCTTCTGGACTTCCCAGACAACAACGAAGAAAAATGGGTGTGTGCTACCACCTATATCTACATGAGACATTTCCATTGCTTTAACCTCTATATTGAGTTCTCTCTTTGCCCTGTATTTACGAATTAGATTATTATAAAGCAAAGAGTTAAGTCATCTCTTTGCCTTAACTGTGGAAGTGTTAGTTTTTTATCTAAATGATAATCAAAGAAAATGTTCTGATAATGCTGTAGTTTTCTGCAATTTTATTTTCTCCATCTTATCctgtctctctctctctgtctCCCTTTCTAAAAGTGCAAACATGAGCGGTTTAATGAATCATGGAATTGCTTTGGCTAATGAGAGGGAAGTTGTTGATTTGATATGACAATGGATTCCTAATTTTATTATGATAGTTAAAATCATATAATTTCTTAGCAATTTTTGTCCCAATCGAGAACATTCCACAATCTATGCCAAAACAGAAAATTGTTTACATTTGTAGATTCTAGATACTAGTGTGAGAGTATTGAAGCTTCCTATTTGCATAGCTGACGGTAAACAAATTGCAGATGGTAATgatcagaaaagaaaaaggatgaaGTCTGACTCAGATATATTTCGTCTTTCTCCTTCTATGTGGAGTTATATCGAGGCTTGTGTTAGTTTCAAAGATGAACAGGCAAGCTTGTAGACAATGTagcaaatagaaaaacaaaattgtTGTTCGCGTAGATACATCACAATCAGTTGTTGATGTTTGTTGATAGACCTAATTTACTGTATTTGATCTTAACTCTTATATGCATACCAGATAACAGAGTGTACTCTTTCATATACTTATGAACTAAAGAGATTGAAATGTGTTCTTTTTCTCAGGTGGCTGCAAGAGTCACCTCAGATGCTGAGAAGGATGAGTGGTTTGTTGTAAAAGTGATAAATTTTGATGAGAAAACAAAAGAGTAAGCACGACCCGGCATTTCATTTTCGGCTCATGTCAAGGTTCCATTAAAAATCTTCTTTGTTTTTAAGTTGTATCTTCAAATGCAgatttgaagtacttgatgaggAACCAGGTGACGATGAAGAGGGTAGTGGCCAAAAGTAagcttttattctttcattttttctaagttacattgaaatatttttctatattatgCTTGTTCATGAAGGAACTCTTATCATGTCTTATTTTTTGAAATTGACTTTTTCCTATCAAAACTTCAGGAAGTACAAGCTGCCTGCTTCTTGCATTATACCTTTCCCCAAGAGGAATGATCCTTTGAGCACTCAAGAATTTCCTGCTGGAAGAAATGTTTTGGCCGTTTATCCAGGAACAACTGCACTCTATAAGGCAACTGTCATCAGTACTCCTCGAAAGGTGAGTATCCTGGCGGTCACTGTCATTAATAACCATATTTCAATTCGGATAACTTGTTCCAGTTCTTATTCCTTGGTCaatttgctaaaatatcatcgttattttcttatatatattgaACTGACTACGAAACTCCTTGTGCATATCTTTGGGGTGCAATCGACCATTCTGTATCTTTCCAGAGGAAATCAGATGAGTAAGTAACATCCTTCATTGTGGCCCTATTATAGCAGATTTGGCCTGTTGCATTTTTACTCGTTTTGTTAATCTTCCGGAACAAGAGTAGCAGAGCATGAAAGTTCCCTTTTGGAGTCCTAAGTTGTATATAAATTGCTGGTTATTTGTGTTACTGAAATACTTGAACATTTGACTTCCTTGTGTAGGTATTTACTAGAGTtcgatgatgatgaagaagatggAGCCTTGCCACAGAGGACGGTACCTTTTCACAAGGTGGTTCCATTGCCAGAAGGACACCGGCAATGACATCTGTGTATAGATGTGCATAATACAGAGCTTTAAATTTTGAGCTGGCGTTAGAACATTTGAACCAGAACCATAAT from Gossypium hirsutum isolate 1008001.06 chromosome D04, Gossypium_hirsutum_v2.1, whole genome shotgun sequence encodes:
- the LOC107926047 gene encoding uncharacterized protein isoform X1, with translation MGVPLRSSNLRIPNETMRLIIMAFAGVIFGFFLGVSFPTVSLTKMHLPSSLFPSIDLTYIEDKYSGLSTQALFNALNTIKDNKIDSMSSSGYTETKIWIPTNPRGAERLPPGIVAPESDLFLRRLWGLPSEDLTIKPKYLVTFTVGYNQKNNIDAAVKKFSENFTILLFHYDGLTSEWDEFEWSKRAIHVSVQKQAKWWYAKRFLHPDIVAPYEYIFMWDEDLGVENFNAEEYIKLVKKHGLEISQPGLDANSAGLTWAMTRKRNDTEVHKDTEERPGWCNDPHLPPCAAFVEIMATVFSRDAWRCVWHMIQNDLVHGWGLDFSLRKCVEPPHEKIGVVDAQWIVHQSVPSLGNQGEAEGGRAPWEGVRQRCRKEWTMFQDRLTTAERAYYASLGITDPYNLTAN
- the LOC107926047 gene encoding uncharacterized protein isoform X2, producing MGVPLRSNLRIPNETMRLIIMAFAGVIFGFFLGVSFPTVSLTKMHLPSSLFPSIDLTYIEDKYSGLSTQALFNALNTIKDNKIDSMSSSGYTETKIWIPTNPRGAERLPPGIVAPESDLFLRRLWGLPSEDLTIKPKYLVTFTVGYNQKNNIDAAVKKFSENFTILLFHYDGLTSEWDEFEWSKRAIHVSVQKQAKWWYAKRFLHPDIVAPYEYIFMWDEDLGVENFNAEEYIKLVKKHGLEISQPGLDANSAGLTWAMTRKRNDTEVHKDTEERPGWCNDPHLPPCAAFVEIMATVFSRDAWRCVWHMIQNDLVHGWGLDFSLRKCVEPPHEKIGVVDAQWIVHQSVPSLGNQGEAEGGRAPWEGVRQRCRKEWTMFQDRLTTAERAYYASLGITDPYNLTAN
- the LOC107926047 gene encoding uncharacterized protein isoform X3, coding for MRLIIMAFAGVIFGFFLGVSFPTVSLTKMHLPSSLFPSIDLTYIEDKYSGLSTQALFNALNTIKDNKIDSMSSSGYTETKIWIPTNPRGAERLPPGIVAPESDLFLRRLWGLPSEDLTIKPKYLVTFTVGYNQKNNIDAAVKKFSENFTILLFHYDGLTSEWDEFEWSKRAIHVSVQKQAKWWYAKRFLHPDIVAPYEYIFMWDEDLGVENFNAEEYIKLVKKHGLEISQPGLDANSAGLTWAMTRKRNDTEVHKDTEERPGWCNDPHLPPCAAFVEIMATVFSRDAWRCVWHMIQNDLVHGWGLDFSLRKCVEPPHEKIGVVDAQWIVHQSVPSLGNQGEAEGGRAPWEGVRQRCRKEWTMFQDRLTTAERAYYASLGITDPYNLTAN
- the LOC107926049 gene encoding SAGA-associated factor 29 homolog A, whose amino-acid sequence is MSSPDIASILENSRELDRLRKEQEDVLVEINKLHKKLQATPEVVEKPGDSSLARLKAMYIQAKDLSEREVTISNLLLSQLDTSLPSGLPRQQRRKMDGNDQKRKRMKSDSDIFRLSPSMWSYIEACVSFKDEQVAARVTSDAEKDEWFVVKVINFDEKTKEFEVLDEEPGDDEEGSGQKKYKLPASCIIPFPKRNDPLSTQEFPAGRNVLAVYPGTTALYKATVISTPRKRKSDEYLLEFDDDEEDGALPQRTVPFHKVVPLPEGHRQ